From Sulfuracidifex tepidarius, one genomic window encodes:
- a CDS encoding urease accessory protein UreE gives MRVVKSLGVIPHDGAITVEADREVFERARRWRLNSEKGEVILDLGRAPRDGEVFETDTGDKVVLVQKEEPVLVFSLSDPKSSFVLGYKLGNLHQNVMLVDDKVMIPKKFPDEYYRNVLEGTEFSQGRAKFTPNVNKVEE, from the coding sequence ATGAGGGTAGTGAAGAGTCTGGGGGTCATACCTCATGACGGTGCCATCACCGTGGAGGCTGACAGGGAAGTCTTCGAGAGGGCCAGGAGGTGGAGGCTCAACAGCGAGAAGGGAGAGGTGATACTTGACTTGGGGAGGGCCCCACGAGACGGTGAGGTCTTCGAGACCGACACCGGGGACAAGGTAGTCCTGGTACAGAAGGAAGAGCCAGTCCTGGTCTTCTCCCTCTCAGACCCCAAGTCGTCCTTCGTCCTCGGGTACAAGCTCGGCAACCTGCACCAGAACGTGATGTTAGTGGACGACAAGGTAATGATACCGAAGAAGTTCCCCGACGAGTACTACAGGAACGTCCTCGAGGGGACGGAGTTCTCCCAGGGAAGGGCCAAGTTCACACCTAACGTGAACAAGGTGGAAGAATGA
- the cas7a gene encoding type I-A CRISPR-associated protein Cas7/Csa2, producing MTWISFSVRYLVNVEDLNNVESAGNYVRHRRAPIVVKENDKTYSVTYVPAVSGEMIAHGYQANLADIATQKGLPVEDLVKQGVLLKRGAGDSVHKSKCEDKKGSDYEQCVISEDVVEDVAGFMNPNKLIKRTSNIAFSYMIPALDTVKASAIASQFQVRYATKELIDEHKNENIQSLYNVETASASYVLTGYLNLDGIGITQNYPVKEVECEGKSECRKDKEVECEGKSECRKERMKCALDSLTLTLTQFLFGAKRSRYNPLTEIEALVLSVSEKPFNIPPINGNIKEYLELVRNTANSFGKVLGINTPTVVFYAKGVEGSKSNPVEVFEEYGKIKGDKEAGS from the coding sequence ATGACGTGGATATCCTTCTCGGTTAGGTATTTGGTTAACGTTGAAGACCTAAACAACGTAGAGTCAGCAGGCAACTACGTAAGGCACAGGAGGGCACCAATAGTAGTTAAGGAAAACGATAAGACGTACTCTGTAACTTACGTCCCCGCAGTGAGCGGTGAAATGATAGCGCACGGGTACCAAGCCAATCTGGCCGACATAGCAACTCAGAAAGGACTGCCAGTAGAAGACCTAGTAAAACAAGGAGTACTGCTTAAGAGGGGCGCTGGGGACAGCGTACATAAAAGTAAGTGTGAGGACAAGAAAGGTTCGGATTATGAACAATGTGTAATAAGTGAGGACGTAGTAGAAGATGTGGCTGGGTTCATGAACCCCAATAAGTTAATCAAGAGGACTTCTAACATAGCCTTCAGTTACATGATCCCAGCACTTGACACGGTAAAAGCTTCAGCAATTGCCTCTCAATTCCAAGTCAGGTATGCAACTAAGGAGTTAATCGATGAACATAAGAACGAAAACATACAGTCGCTTTATAACGTGGAGACTGCCAGCGCTTCCTATGTACTAACAGGGTACCTAAACTTGGACGGGATCGGTATTACGCAGAACTACCCCGTTAAGGAAGTTGAGTGTGAAGGAAAAAGTGAGTGTAGAAAAGATAAGGAAGTTGAGTGTGAAGGAAAAAGTGAGTGTAGAAAAGAAAGGATGAAATGTGCACTGGACTCACTTACGCTGACTTTGACACAGTTCCTCTTCGGCGCGAAACGCAGTAGGTATAACCCGCTCACTGAAATAGAAGCCCTTGTGCTGTCCGTATCGGAAAAGCCCTTCAACATACCGCCGATTAACGGAAACATTAAAGAATACCTTGAGTTGGTGAGGAACACTGCCAACTCTTTCGGTAAAGTCCTTGGTATTAATACTCCTACAGTAGTCTTCTATGCTAAGGGAGTTGAAGGTAGTAAGAGTAACCCGGTGGAGGTATTTGAAGAATATGGAAAAATAAAAGGAGATAAAGAAGCGGGATCATGA
- a CDS encoding urease accessory protein UreF, with protein sequence MREFRLFDSALPIGSFNFSSTVEEAFLSGYDVKEYISSLYRNVVLRGDVVAVKVAFRDPFLADELVFASKLTREMKDSSVSMGRALADLGLCNTPFLEAVRGGETPGTYPAVVGEVCKCQGIDLRTCMEGVAYSELSQMVYSAVKLGAMDFHEGQDLLSSLMEFREYEEFFPCNPVTEVLSVSHESREPKMFNS encoded by the coding sequence ATGAGGGAGTTCAGGCTGTTCGACTCCGCCCTTCCGATAGGTTCGTTCAACTTCTCCTCTACGGTGGAGGAGGCCTTCCTCTCGGGTTACGACGTGAAGGAGTACATATCCTCACTATACCGCAACGTGGTACTGAGGGGTGACGTGGTCGCAGTCAAGGTCGCGTTCAGGGACCCCTTCCTCGCTGACGAGCTAGTGTTCGCGTCGAAGCTCACCAGGGAAATGAAGGACTCCTCAGTCTCCATGGGCAGGGCGCTAGCCGACTTAGGCCTCTGTAACACTCCCTTCCTCGAGGCAGTGAGGGGTGGGGAGACCCCAGGGACTTACCCTGCGGTGGTGGGAGAGGTGTGCAAGTGTCAGGGGATAGACTTGAGGACGTGCATGGAGGGGGTGGCTTACAGCGAGCTGTCCCAAATGGTGTACTCGGCCGTGAAGCTGGGCGCCATGGACTTCCACGAGGGCCAGGACCTCCTGTCCTCCCTCATGGAGTTCAGGGAATACGAAGAGTTCTTCCCCTGCAACCCGGTGACGGAAGTCCTCTCAGTCTCCCACGAGTCCAGGGAGCCGAAGATGTTCAACTCATAG
- the ureG gene encoding urease accessory protein UreG, whose product MVKIGILGPVGSGKTTLIEYLAKTFSPYHRVAIITNDVVSNYDAERIYKDLVDSGVIPRENVIGIVTGGCPHTAIREDPSVNLRALQRLSKNSPDLILIESGGDNVMSTFSPSLADYTVYVLDTAAGDKYPRKGGLGIMESDLLVINKIDLAPYVGADLQKMREGAIYVRKGKPFVMVSLKTGEGLDEMVKVIRDDLGV is encoded by the coding sequence ATGGTGAAGATAGGCATACTGGGACCGGTAGGATCGGGAAAGACCACTCTTATAGAATATTTGGCCAAGACGTTCTCGCCCTACCACAGGGTAGCTATAATCACCAACGACGTGGTCTCTAACTACGACGCTGAGAGGATCTATAAGGACCTCGTCGACTCAGGTGTGATCCCACGGGAAAACGTGATAGGGATAGTGACTGGTGGGTGCCCCCACACCGCCATCAGGGAGGACCCCTCGGTCAACCTGAGGGCCCTTCAGAGGCTGTCCAAGAACTCCCCTGACTTGATCCTCATAGAGAGCGGAGGTGACAACGTCATGTCTACCTTCAGCCCCTCGTTGGCTGACTACACAGTGTACGTCCTCGACACAGCTGCGGGAGACAAGTACCCCAGGAAGGGGGGACTCGGGATCATGGAGAGCGACCTCTTGGTGATCAACAAGATAGACCTAGCACCTTATGTGGGGGCAGACCTTCAGAAAATGAGAGAAGGCGCTATCTATGTCAGGAAGGGGAAGCCCTTCGTCATGGTGAGCCTCAAGACTGGCGAGGGGCTCGACGAGATGGTGAAGGTAATCAGGGACGACCTGGGCGTGTGA
- a CDS encoding APC family permease, translating into MASKKEGKGAEKEVPRQSLFARESSGLVREISWITAMFISMGFIAFYVLPISFLSGLSVSPNGLIVIGALLSWIVLLPHAYLWTKISEKYQRTAADYVFASRVLHPAVGVGVGLVFGISQMIFDAAIVYDGVGQLQTGFSALAVNFGGPYGGIASFLSDPFAVLAVGAITFTGVILINIFLPKYTNHIMGGITVIALITFITAGLLMHFVTPADITKAGYDYSSVIAESSKATPLFGNTVLATIGLMVFTASFLPFVNGATSVAGEVRGGSKAFRLGVLAALVVAGVLITFFIASSVSSLPAKFFIGAGVMSSSSPLLNPVFDTVVSVNNLPLDLFLVIGSYFWYLAIMFAVALFVSRYFMAVAFDKALPTVISYVSEKYHSPVVAHLIDEAITIGSLTVITVTPLSSAFFYGMDTADAMALLFGFIVTIIASIVASVLAKGMELKGPRPVILGVSIADLIVMSIYAYYWFGNSSTYLGITMNAETWGIVASPFIAGIVIYFVMRWYRLRKEGIDIRNSFREIPPE; encoded by the coding sequence ATGGCAAGCAAGAAAGAAGGAAAGGGGGCTGAAAAGGAAGTCCCCAGACAATCCCTCTTCGCGAGGGAATCATCAGGACTGGTCAGGGAGATAAGTTGGATAACTGCGATGTTCATAAGCATGGGCTTCATAGCCTTCTACGTACTTCCAATATCGTTCCTGTCGGGCCTATCTGTCTCTCCCAACGGTCTGATAGTAATAGGTGCTCTGCTTAGCTGGATAGTCCTCCTTCCACACGCTTATCTCTGGACTAAGATAAGCGAGAAGTACCAGAGGACGGCAGCAGACTACGTGTTCGCCAGCAGGGTCCTCCACCCCGCCGTAGGTGTAGGTGTGGGTCTGGTGTTCGGAATATCCCAAATGATATTTGACGCTGCTATAGTCTACGACGGTGTAGGTCAGCTGCAGACCGGGTTCAGTGCGCTCGCAGTCAACTTCGGCGGTCCTTACGGGGGAATAGCCTCTTTCCTCTCCGACCCGTTCGCTGTCTTAGCTGTGGGTGCGATCACGTTCACCGGGGTCATACTCATTAACATATTCCTCCCCAAGTACACCAACCACATCATGGGAGGGATCACAGTGATAGCGCTCATCACCTTCATCACAGCAGGGCTACTCATGCACTTCGTGACCCCTGCGGATATCACGAAAGCTGGATACGACTACTCTTCGGTGATAGCTGAGAGCTCCAAAGCGACACCTCTGTTCGGGAACACTGTGTTAGCGACTATAGGCTTAATGGTATTCACCGCGAGCTTCCTCCCCTTCGTCAACGGTGCGACCTCCGTCGCCGGAGAAGTCAGGGGAGGTAGCAAGGCGTTCAGGCTGGGAGTACTCGCTGCACTCGTGGTAGCTGGTGTGCTGATAACCTTCTTCATAGCGTCCTCAGTGAGCTCCCTACCTGCAAAGTTCTTCATAGGTGCTGGGGTCATGTCTAGCTCCTCTCCGCTCCTGAACCCGGTCTTCGATACTGTGGTGTCAGTGAACAACCTGCCCCTCGACCTCTTCCTCGTGATCGGGTCCTACTTCTGGTACCTAGCGATAATGTTCGCCGTTGCCCTCTTCGTGTCGAGGTACTTCATGGCTGTGGCTTTCGACAAGGCACTGCCCACCGTCATCTCTTACGTCAGCGAGAAGTACCACTCTCCCGTGGTAGCTCACTTGATAGATGAAGCAATAACCATAGGTAGCCTCACAGTGATAACAGTGACCCCTCTGAGCTCAGCCTTCTTCTACGGTATGGACACAGCTGACGCAATGGCCCTACTTTTCGGTTTCATAGTGACGATAATAGCTTCCATAGTGGCTTCGGTGTTGGCCAAAGGAATGGAGCTCAAGGGACCACGTCCAGTCATCCTGGGAGTGTCGATAGCGGACTTGATAGTGATGTCTATCTACGCCTATTACTGGTTCGGGAACTCCTCTACTTACCTCGGGATAACGATGAACGCGGAGACGTGGGGGATAGTGGCTTCTCCTTTCATAGCTGGAATAGTGATATACTTCGTCATGAGGTGGTACAGGCTCAGAAAGGAGGGCATTGATATAAGGAACTCGTTCAGGGAGATACCCCCTGAATGA
- a CDS encoding urease subunit gamma: MFLSQREMEKLLLSWAAELARRRKAKGIKLNYPEAVALISDFIMESAREGKKMDEIISESQSLLKEEDVMEEVPDMIDVLQVEATFPDGTKLVTVRNPIKGKGKERVRLVEEDVEVPETGEVELTVRNTGDKPIQVGSHYHFFEVNKALSFDREKALGMRLDIPSGTSVRFEPGEEKEVKLTKLRGKRRVVGLNGLTEGSPDHNGRDAMRRAKERGFA, translated from the coding sequence ATGTTCCTTTCACAACGTGAGATGGAAAAACTCCTGCTCTCCTGGGCCGCTGAGTTGGCCAGGAGGAGGAAAGCCAAGGGAATCAAGTTGAACTACCCCGAGGCGGTCGCGTTGATAAGCGACTTCATCATGGAGTCCGCTCGGGAAGGCAAGAAGATGGACGAGATAATATCAGAGTCACAGAGCCTCCTCAAGGAGGAGGACGTGATGGAGGAGGTCCCAGACATGATAGATGTCCTCCAAGTGGAGGCCACTTTCCCGGACGGGACTAAGCTGGTGACGGTTAGGAACCCCATCAAGGGAAAGGGCAAGGAAAGGGTGAGGTTGGTGGAGGAAGACGTGGAGGTTCCCGAGACGGGAGAGGTGGAGTTGACAGTGAGGAACACTGGGGACAAGCCCATCCAAGTCGGCTCTCATTACCACTTCTTTGAGGTCAACAAAGCCTTGTCGTTCGACAGGGAGAAAGCCCTCGGGATGAGGCTCGACATACCCTCAGGTACGTCGGTGAGGTTCGAGCCGGGAGAGGAGAAGGAGGTGAAACTGACTAAGTTGAGGGGTAAGAGGAGGGTAGTCGGACTTAACGGACTCACTGAGGGGTCACCGGACCACAACGGCAGGGACGCAATGAGGAGGGCTAAGGAGAGGGGGTTCGCGTGA
- a CDS encoding CRISPR-associated endonuclease Cas3'', producing the protein MTCWAFFGQETFKDHALGTLDCFRRNFAYINPILSHRTGVEISTVKKNIEIAVAFHDVGKASKAYTTSYYGHEFYSGYIVSSMIRGCCNSELRDIAALSSMSHHQAMVERGLELIRSEEYKKLHNFEFNEECLDDINEVAKEIGISVNLDRKLITPEDVASWFMKINNEKFYLYPIILGPLMVCDTYTANAHRGGGNRNLLILEYKKFIS; encoded by the coding sequence ATGACTTGTTGGGCATTTTTTGGACAGGAGACTTTTAAGGACCACGCTCTCGGGACTTTGGACTGCTTCAGGAGGAACTTCGCTTACATCAACCCGATACTTTCTCACAGGACTGGTGTAGAGATAAGTACTGTGAAGAAGAACATCGAAATAGCAGTAGCCTTTCATGACGTAGGTAAAGCCTCAAAGGCTTATACCACGTCTTACTACGGTCACGAGTTTTACAGCGGATATATTGTAAGCTCTATGATAAGAGGGTGTTGTAACAGCGAACTCAGGGACATAGCGGCCCTCTCTTCAATGAGCCACCACCAGGCAATGGTTGAGAGGGGTCTTGAGCTTATAAGATCAGAAGAATACAAAAAATTACATAACTTTGAGTTTAATGAGGAATGCTTAGACGATATAAACGAGGTCGCAAAGGAAATAGGCATCAGCGTCAACCTGGATAGAAAACTCATAACCCCAGAAGACGTCGCATCATGGTTTATGAAGATAAACAACGAAAAGTTCTACTTATACCCGATAATATTAGGCCCATTAATGGTATGCGATACTTACACTGCTAACGCACACAGGGGAGGGGGGAACAGGAACCTATTAATATTGGAATATAAGAAGTTTATCTCATGA
- a CDS encoding urease accessory protein UreD, with protein MRNYLRVEGEDGRVKVTRKGTVNALTSWDGWVIVANPAEVMAHEDELVVEAVGRMKLTEASFTKVMKDSHVRISYVLEGEGMEVVMRPLLLYDGANCEVTVKARSDNLLLQETIILGRRYHGEEFTRGKVRSVTEVRNSRGRLIVYDTMEIKGEEWRDPNFLGGDAVKTTISVVDGEAEVRREINRTSH; from the coding sequence TTGAGGAACTACCTGAGGGTTGAAGGAGAGGACGGAAGGGTGAAGGTGACAAGAAAGGGGACGGTGAACGCTCTCACCTCTTGGGACGGATGGGTCATAGTCGCTAACCCCGCGGAAGTCATGGCACATGAGGACGAGTTGGTAGTGGAAGCTGTAGGGAGGATGAAGCTAACTGAGGCGTCGTTCACCAAGGTGATGAAGGACTCCCACGTCAGGATATCTTACGTGCTGGAAGGAGAAGGAATGGAGGTCGTCATGAGGCCACTCCTCCTGTACGACGGTGCTAACTGCGAGGTGACCGTGAAGGCTAGGTCAGACAACCTCCTCTTGCAAGAAACCATAATTCTGGGTAGGAGATATCATGGAGAGGAATTTACAAGGGGAAAGGTGAGGTCAGTCACGGAGGTGAGGAACTCTAGGGGTAGGTTGATAGTTTACGACACCATGGAGATAAAAGGGGAGGAGTGGAGGGACCCCAACTTCCTCGGAGGGGACGCAGTGAAGACTACGATCAGCGTGGTCGACGGTGAGGCTGAAGTTAGGAGGGAGATAAACAGAACGTCCCATTAG
- the ureC gene encoding urease subunit alpha — MRIERKKYFDLYGPTVGDSLRLADTDLWVTVEKDLISHGDELVFGAGKTSRDGIGVYPFSSEEEEMDLVITNAVVLDPTLGVVKADIGVKDGVVCGIGHAGNPFTMDGVDFVVGGGTEVLSGEGLIATPGFIDSHVHWIAPQQAFDAISAGFTTIIGGGTGPAEGTKATTATPGKWNLEMMFRAMDQLPVNVGLTGKGVSARPELERQISSGALGFKVHEDWGAMPRVIDETLSAADDYDVQVTIHTDTSNESGYYEDTIAAIGGRTIHAYHVEGAGGGHAPDIIRIVGEPNVLPSSTNPTKPFTVHTYEEHLEMLMAVHHLNPKIPEDVAYAESRIREETMAAEDFLHDVGGISMMSSDSQAMGRVGETGIRTFQLAHKMKGLGLNAMDDNSRVLRYLAKVTINPAITHGISSYVGSLQPGKVADIVLWDPRFFAVRPYMVIKGGAVAWALMGETNASVAYAQPVWYKPMFGSMAGNTSFVFSSSEGVENVKKLGLRKGVLPVKGTRRIGKRDMVRNSSLPRIEVDPDSYTVKVDGVSPKVPPAERLPLSQLYHLF; from the coding sequence GTGAGGATAGAGAGGAAGAAGTACTTCGACCTCTACGGTCCTACCGTGGGTGACTCACTGAGGTTAGCCGACACCGACTTGTGGGTGACCGTCGAGAAGGACCTCATATCCCACGGTGACGAACTGGTCTTCGGTGCAGGAAAGACGAGCAGGGACGGGATAGGGGTATACCCTTTCTCGTCTGAAGAGGAAGAGATGGACCTCGTGATCACGAACGCAGTGGTACTGGACCCCACTCTGGGCGTGGTCAAGGCAGACATAGGGGTGAAGGACGGGGTCGTGTGCGGCATAGGGCACGCCGGGAACCCGTTCACCATGGACGGGGTCGACTTCGTTGTCGGTGGAGGGACGGAGGTCCTCTCAGGGGAAGGCCTGATCGCGACGCCCGGGTTCATAGACTCCCACGTCCACTGGATAGCCCCACAGCAGGCGTTCGACGCTATATCAGCGGGTTTCACGACCATTATCGGGGGCGGGACTGGGCCGGCTGAGGGGACAAAGGCTACGACGGCAACACCCGGTAAGTGGAACTTGGAGATGATGTTCAGGGCCATGGACCAGCTCCCGGTCAACGTCGGCCTCACAGGTAAGGGGGTGTCGGCAAGGCCAGAGCTCGAGAGACAGATCTCGTCGGGCGCCCTGGGGTTCAAGGTACACGAGGACTGGGGTGCCATGCCCAGGGTGATAGACGAGACGCTTTCCGCCGCGGACGACTACGACGTCCAAGTCACGATTCACACCGACACGTCCAACGAGAGTGGTTACTACGAGGACACCATAGCGGCGATAGGGGGGAGGACGATACACGCCTACCACGTCGAGGGTGCAGGGGGAGGACACGCGCCTGATATAATAAGGATCGTGGGAGAGCCGAACGTCCTGCCCTCGTCTACTAACCCGACGAAGCCCTTCACGGTCCACACTTACGAGGAGCACTTGGAGATGCTAATGGCTGTACACCACCTCAACCCTAAGATACCGGAGGACGTAGCTTACGCAGAGTCAAGGATAAGGGAGGAGACGATGGCGGCGGAGGACTTCCTGCACGACGTGGGAGGGATAAGCATGATGAGCTCGGACTCGCAGGCAATGGGGAGGGTAGGTGAGACGGGGATAAGGACGTTCCAGCTGGCCCACAAGATGAAGGGGCTCGGGCTCAACGCCATGGACGACAACTCCAGGGTCCTGAGGTACTTAGCTAAGGTCACCATAAACCCCGCAATAACCCACGGTATCTCGTCGTACGTCGGTTCCCTCCAGCCGGGGAAGGTGGCCGACATCGTGCTATGGGACCCGAGGTTCTTCGCGGTCAGGCCTTACATGGTAATAAAGGGGGGTGCGGTAGCTTGGGCCTTGATGGGGGAGACTAACGCGTCTGTGGCCTACGCCCAACCGGTGTGGTACAAGCCCATGTTCGGGTCAATGGCGGGGAACACTTCCTTCGTGTTCTCCTCGTCTGAAGGTGTCGAGAACGTGAAGAAGTTAGGGCTAAGGAAGGGTGTGCTCCCCGTGAAAGGGACCAGGAGGATAGGGAAGAGGGACATGGTGAGGAACTCCTCGCTGCCGAGGATAGAGGTCGACCCAGACTCGTACACTGTGAAAGTGGACGGGGTCTCCCCAAAGGTACCCCCGGCGGAGAGGCTCCCACTCTCGCAACTATACCACCTGTTCTAG
- the cas3 gene encoding CRISPR-associated helicase Cas3': protein MPLSKDFTHLREGIRKVLELMDCKDGNGFTECRDLNFILNFPTGYGKTTLSIELAKWLSTHSTSNFSRLIHVVPTRSLVEDIAKRSASLKYAVQYSFAPSELRSPNFLAKFVITTYDSFLLNLYKASVGEPFSVHGHYDLPRFSIYTSLVHFDEFHLMNEGNSWTSLIGAINHLSKTGVNFVLSSATPNRGLEEEVINNAKDVVKVSVVRNYGDSVKNRECRGLGEEGEYECNAGKAKYKVVEVKDEVKVPDIDVRFIDQGDFSKYIDGRTVIVVNTVDKAISIYEKLRDLNPCLIHSRFKVSDRKKIDLDECQLIISTQVIEVGVDMSSDVMITEQAPLPSIVQRVGRLLRRNEKEGGKLYIWTSGDYAPYDKSEVDSTLKALKGNDVCLKDPYGCYGKKGYAEVMDNIMTKPEINRRLFEELDKISINPFLTRKDLDYLLDKYCTLTNSFIINLAVDKPDSQEDLIPFNGEMVDKAPLEREGNKVLAFFEKYGSDGSTDKVEVVEGYIEFRDWKDLCRKYRKVTYDRKILLGLKVKREYYDSKKGLRLK, encoded by the coding sequence TTGCCGTTAAGCAAAGACTTTACTCACCTTAGGGAAGGTATTAGGAAAGTCCTCGAATTGATGGACTGTAAAGATGGCAACGGCTTCACTGAGTGCAGGGACTTAAACTTCATCTTAAACTTCCCCACGGGATATGGTAAAACTACTCTCTCAATAGAGTTAGCGAAGTGGTTATCTACTCACAGTACGTCGAACTTCAGCAGGCTAATACACGTAGTACCTACCAGGTCTTTGGTAGAGGACATAGCTAAGAGGTCTGCCAGTTTAAAGTACGCAGTACAATACTCCTTTGCACCTTCAGAACTAAGGTCCCCAAATTTCTTAGCAAAGTTCGTTATAACTACTTACGACTCGTTCCTCCTCAACCTCTATAAGGCTAGTGTAGGGGAGCCTTTTTCGGTCCACGGACATTACGATTTACCCAGGTTCTCCATATATACTTCCCTTGTACATTTCGATGAGTTCCACCTAATGAACGAAGGTAACAGTTGGACTTCGTTAATAGGGGCTATCAACCATTTATCAAAAACCGGAGTGAACTTCGTCCTTTCCTCAGCTACGCCGAACAGGGGCCTTGAGGAAGAGGTAATAAACAACGCGAAGGACGTAGTGAAGGTCTCTGTGGTAAGGAATTACGGCGACTCAGTGAAAAACAGGGAATGCAGAGGATTAGGAGAAGAAGGAGAATACGAGTGCAATGCGGGCAAAGCGAAGTATAAAGTAGTTGAAGTGAAAGATGAAGTCAAAGTCCCCGATATAGATGTAAGGTTTATTGATCAAGGCGATTTTTCAAAGTACATTGACGGCAGGACAGTAATAGTCGTAAACACTGTAGATAAGGCCATTTCAATTTACGAAAAACTGAGAGACCTAAACCCTTGCTTAATACATTCAAGGTTTAAGGTCTCAGATAGAAAGAAGATCGACCTAGACGAGTGCCAATTGATAATTTCTACACAAGTGATTGAGGTAGGAGTTGACATGTCATCTGACGTAATGATAACCGAGCAAGCGCCCTTACCGTCAATAGTCCAGCGTGTCGGCAGGCTTTTGAGGAGGAACGAAAAGGAGGGAGGTAAATTATATATATGGACGAGTGGGGACTACGCCCCTTATGATAAGAGCGAAGTTGATAGCACACTTAAAGCTTTGAAGGGTAATGACGTCTGCTTAAAAGACCCTTACGGGTGCTACGGCAAGAAGGGGTACGCTGAGGTGATGGATAATATAATGACAAAACCCGAAATAAACCGCAGGCTCTTTGAGGAGCTCGATAAGATAAGCATTAACCCTTTTCTGACTAGAAAGGATCTGGACTACCTCCTCGACAAGTACTGTACGCTAACGAACTCCTTCATAATAAACTTAGCAGTTGATAAACCGGACTCTCAGGAAGACTTGATACCCTTCAATGGGGAGATGGTAGACAAAGCCCCTTTAGAAAGAGAAGGTAATAAGGTTTTGGCTTTCTTTGAGAAGTACGGTAGCGACGGCTCTACGGATAAAGTAGAAGTAGTTGAGGGGTATATAGAATTTAGGGATTGGAAGGACTTGTGCAGGAAGTACAGGAAGGTGACTTATGATAGGAAAATACTCCTTGGCTTAAAGGTTAAAAGAGAGTATTACGATAGCAAAAAGGGGTTAAGGTTGAAATGA
- the cas5a gene encoding type I-A CRISPR-associated protein Cas5a yields the protein MKGVLVSGLHHWGFSVRAPKASAGGSSYPYVPISTVLGALSRGYCSSYAVKNGTSCTEEFINDYKPYIFWVAYGADEPRLLHYADILREQRVSYRQDKYRKRTRKEKDKEIDNLIEWFGVSAFGKTYAEDVRFSIAVLVKDKAEQVSEYAWQIVSLGNKESIVTITDVKVVDAVDVGTEGVSTDFEVYTNFFVPKVCIQDVEGMEPYKLSVSNAYNLSKEPVGGIEDEFWIPSHGPLIGGYVKLKGKVSEECTVFKLGDKYLITVKEGLGKWLK from the coding sequence ATGAAAGGCGTTTTAGTCTCAGGGTTGCACCACTGGGGTTTTTCTGTAAGGGCACCAAAGGCTTCTGCCGGAGGTAGCTCTTATCCTTACGTTCCAATCTCCACGGTATTGGGGGCCTTAAGCAGGGGTTATTGCAGTAGCTATGCCGTGAAGAACGGGACTTCTTGTACTGAGGAGTTCATTAATGATTATAAGCCCTATATTTTTTGGGTTGCATATGGTGCTGATGAGCCTAGGTTACTGCACTATGCAGACATTTTGAGGGAGCAGAGAGTTTCCTATAGGCAAGATAAGTACAGGAAGAGGACAAGGAAAGAGAAAGATAAAGAGATCGATAATTTAATAGAGTGGTTCGGGGTCTCCGCCTTTGGGAAGACCTACGCTGAGGACGTCAGGTTTTCAATAGCGGTTTTAGTTAAGGATAAGGCAGAACAGGTATCCGAGTACGCTTGGCAAATAGTTTCTTTAGGTAATAAGGAGTCTATTGTAACTATTACCGACGTAAAGGTCGTAGACGCAGTCGACGTTGGGACAGAAGGGGTTTCCACTGATTTCGAGGTTTACACTAATTTCTTTGTACCCAAGGTGTGCATCCAAGACGTCGAGGGGATGGAGCCGTATAAGCTCTCTGTGTCAAACGCGTACAACCTTTCTAAAGAGCCTGTTGGGGGAATTGAAGACGAGTTCTGGATACCTTCTCACGGCCCTCTAATAGGGGGTTACGTTAAGCTCAAAGGTAAAGTAAGCGAAGAATGTACTGTCTTTAAGCTTGGAGATAAATACTTGATAACGGTAAAGGAGGGGTTAGGGAAATGGCTGAAATAA